One region of Salvia miltiorrhiza cultivar Shanhuang (shh) chromosome 3, IMPLAD_Smil_shh, whole genome shotgun sequence genomic DNA includes:
- the LOC131016388 gene encoding xyloglucan-specific galacturonosyltransferase 1-like encodes MAVLVSRKKQRLSKKLEADEVGFLCLFLEKVMLRVPAAFFILAFIYIWSSSTTILSGDIVHVCVSSRKLNNLYCLSAGTQPNFNIVQNSTTTADFGSMIPNIENYSAVGNAYEVVEEQLQLHRSWRSSSSNPTTCQGRGIYVYELPSKFNKDLAAQCHDMIPWLDFCTYLSNGGLGEAVEELGSGWYNTHQYALEPIFHARVLNHPCRVHDASEAKLLYVPYYGGLDVLRWHFNNVTNSVKDALSLDLVRWLQTQSSWYKNMGKDHVLVLGKISWDFRRNERDSWGTRLLELDEMQNPIKLLIERHPWRVNDIGIPHPTFFHPHTDADIVSWQIKMSRSATRNVVVGFAGAARPGSAESIRSVLIEQCTSAGDGECRFLNCTSGQCDRPDSIVGLFAEAEFCLQPPGDSPTRKSVFDSLVAGCIPVLFDPMTAYYQYAWHLPEERDKYSVFIDKEEVRNKSVNVVERLVSIPARERENMRRYIVYELLPGLIYGDLDSKFDKFQDAFSITINSLLESTVSRLSRV; translated from the coding sequence ATGGCTGTTTTAGTGTCCAGGAAGAAGCAGAGGCTGTCTAAGAAATTAGAGGCTGATGAAGTAGGTTTCTTGTGTTTATTTCTTGAAAAGGTTATGCTAAGGGTGCCAGCAGCCTTTTTCATCCTAGCTTTCATCTACATTTGGTCTTCTTCCACCACCATTCTTTCCGGCGACATCGTTCATGTCTGCGTATCGTCTAGGAAGCTCAACAATCTCTACTGCCTCTCCGCCGGCACTCAACCCAACTTCAACATCGTCCAAAACAGCACTACAACTGCTGATTTTGGTTCCATGATTCCTAATATTGAGAATTACAGTGCGGTGGGAAATGCATACGAAGTGGTTGAGgagcagctgcagctgcaccgATCATGGAGATCGAGTTCATCAAATCCCACAACGTGTCAAGGAAGGGGTATTTACGTTTACGAGCTGCCATCCAAGTTCAACAAGGACTTGGCAGCTCAATGCCACGACATGATCCCGTGGCTCGACTTCTGCACCTACTTGAGCAACGGCGGGCTAGGGGAGGCCGTGGAGGAGCTCGGCAGCGGCTGGTACAACACGCACCAGTACGCGCTGGAGCCCATCTTCCACGCGCGTGTGCTGAATCATCCCTGCCGAGTTCACGACGCGAGCGAGGCGAAGCTCCTCTACGTGCCCTACTACGGCGGCCTCGACGTCCTCAGATGGCACTTCAACAACGTCACCAACTCCGTCAAGGACGCCCTCTCGTTAGACCTCGTGAGGTGGCTCCAAACGCAGTCGTCGTGGTACAAAAACATGGGCAAGGACCATGTGTTGGTGCTTGGTAAAATCTCGTGGGATTTCCGGAGAAACGAGAGGGATTCGTGGGGTACGAGGCTGCTGGAGCTCGACGAGATGCAAAATCCGATCAAGCTCTTGATTGAACGCCATCCCTGGCGAGTAAACGACATCGGCATTCCCCATCCGACTTTCTTCCACCCGCACACCGACGCCGACATCGTGTCGTGGCAGATTAAGATGAGTAGATCCGCCACGAGGAATGTCGTCGTCGGCTTCGCTGGGGCAGCGAGGCCCGGCTCGGCGGAGAGCATCCGCTCGGTACTGATCGAGCAATGCACCTCCGCCGGGGACGGGGAGTGCAGGTTCCTCAACTGCACGTCGGGGCAGTGCGACCGCCCCGACTCGATTGTGGGGCTGTTTGCGGAGGCTGAGTTCTGTCTGCAGCCTCCGGGAGACAGCCCCACGAGGAAATCGGTATTTGATTCGCTGGTTGCGGGGTGCATTCCGGTGCTGTTTGATCCGATGACGGCTTACTATCAGTATGCGTGGCATCTTCCGGAAGAGAGGGACAAGTATTCGGTTTTCATCGACAAAGAAGAAGTGAGGAACAAGAGTGTGAATGttgtggagaggctcgtcagtaTTCCGGCCAGAGAAAGGGAGAACATGAGGAGATATATTGTTTACGAGCTGTTGCCTGGACTAATTTATGGAGATTTGGATTCCAAATTCGACAAGTTTCAAGATGCATTTTCCATAACCATCAATAGTTTGCTCGAGAGTACTGTTAGCAGATTGAGTCGTGTATGA